The Natronoarchaeum mannanilyticum genome includes the window CGACGTCACCGAGACTAAGACCCGCCAGGCCGAGGACTTCCAGAGCCTGGTCACCGTCACGGCGAAGGACGGCGACAAAGAGATCAGCGTCGACGGGACGCTGTTCGCCGGGGACGATCCGCGGATCGTCCGGATCGACGGCTACCGCGTCGACGCGATCCCCTACGGCCACATGCTGGTCGCGCGCAACGAGGACGCCCCCGGCGTGATCGGCCACATCGGGAGCGTGCTCGGCGACTCCGACATCAACATCGCGGGGATGTTCAACGCCCGCGAGACGATCGGCGGCGAGGCCCTGTCGGTGTACAACCTCGACGGCCCCGTCCCGCAGGAGGTTCAGGACAGTCTGGAGGCCGACGAGCGCATCATCGAGGTGCGCCAGATCACCCTCGACGGGCGCGACGAGTAGCGACTGCCGACCGCGGGCCAGTTACCGTTCACCATCGCTTTTGGCGTTATCAACACCCCGTGAGACGTTCACAACGGGCGTCAGTGTTTTTACGGTGGGCTAAAAATAGGGTAGCTGACTATTGATGGCGTCCGATCGCGAACCGATGACCGTCCTCCTCGTCGACCCCGCCGACGCGATGGGCAGGGTCGAAGAGGCGCTCGTGGGCGAAGACCCGACGATCACCGTCGGGACGGTCGAGTCGCCCGCGGCGGTTTCCGAGACGGACGTAGATCCCGACTGTATCGTCGTCCTGGAGTACGAAGACGCCGGCGTCGACGGGATCGAACTGCTCCACGACGTCGAGGACCGCGTCGGGGACGTCCCGGTCGTCGTGTTCGTGATCGACCCCCGGGCCTATTTCACCCAGCGAGCGCTCGAGGAGGGCGCGGCAGACGTGCTCGCGGTCGGCACCGGCGGCAACCGGGAGTCCGACGAGGACTTTCCCCTCCTGCTGACCCGACGCGTCCGTCACGCCGCCGACATGGGCGAGTCGTTCCAGACCGACAGCGAGCTGTTGAACTCGGTGATGGAGTATCTCCCCCACCAGGTGTTCATCAAGGACGACGTCGGGCGGATCGCCGCGATGAGCAACGTGGCGATGCACGAACACGAGCCCACTCAGAAGGAGATCCAGGGGTTCACCGACCACGACCTGTTCGACACCGAACTCGGTCGCGAGCTCTACGAGGAAGAACAGGAGATCATGGAGACCGAGGAGCCGATCATCAACCGGGTCGAACACTACGTCGAGGACGGTCAGGACCACTGGGTGTCGACAACGAAGGCGCCCCGCTACGACAGCGACGGCGACGTCGTCGGCATCATCGGAACGGCCCGGGACGTCACCGAACAGAAGCGCCGCGAGGTGATGGTCAACGCCCTCCACGCCGCCAGCCGCGATCTGGTGACCGCCGAGACCCGCGACGACATCGCGGCGACGGCCGTCGACATCGCCGACGACATCCCCGACCTGCCGGTGCTGGAGGTCGTCCTGTACGACGACGAGGCGGAGCACCTCGAGACGGCGGCGACCGGCCACACCGACGAGTCCGCGTCCGTGTTCGAACGCTACGAGGAGTGGTTTCGCCGGGCCTACGAATCGGGCGTCGGCCAGTACGTCGTCTCGTTATCGGAGGACGATCCCGGC containing:
- a CDS encoding PAS domain-containing sensor histidine kinase, with translation MASDREPMTVLLVDPADAMGRVEEALVGEDPTITVGTVESPAAVSETDVDPDCIVVLEYEDAGVDGIELLHDVEDRVGDVPVVVFVIDPRAYFTQRALEEGAADVLAVGTGGNRESDEDFPLLLTRRVRHAADMGESFQTDSELLNSVMEYLPHQVFIKDDVGRIAAMSNVAMHEHEPTQKEIQGFTDHDLFDTELGRELYEEEQEIMETEEPIINRVEHYVEDGQDHWVSTTKAPRYDSDGDVVGIIGTARDVTEQKRREVMVNALHAASRDLVTAETRDDIAATAVDIADDIPDLPVLEVVLYDDEAEHLETAATGHTDESASVFERYEEWFRRAYESGVGQYVVSLSEDDPGAVVGYAKSEVTDGVDPIAVALPLGEHGVLGFASTSGTFDDAGVELAEVLAANVEATLDRAAREAAIRERERELARQNERLEEFASIVSHDLRNPLSVAQGYAEMFDEDDDSAEEVRWALDRMDRLTDELLTLARQGQIVGDTESVSLSGAAWDAWQGVDTGAATLAVEDDVGTVAADRDRLLELLENLFRNAVEHGSTSPDSQARQDAIEHAHSADDPVTITVGPLESGFFVEDDGPGIPDSEKETVFEQGYTNADDGTGFGLYIVRTLADAHDWAVELADADPTGARFEITGVERGKRSPGVDSGHPT